A single window of Ferrimonas balearica DSM 9799 DNA harbors:
- a CDS encoding M16 family metallopeptidase produces MKAKMMLMSALVMAGCSATQQPAQPAKTTNPTPAPVAVAPTPKFALPEYQVRTLDNGLTVYLMERHQVPLITVNAVVRAGAVNDSEPGLAALTAESLLLGTSKMKKAELEALVDGLGASLTAGAGKEGTTVNARFLAKDTDTMLDLVADVLQHPSFPSDEVKKARDRYVAMLAQQKESPRTVIRQYFDMLYYGDHPYANTTVGDGARLSQLDAFDLRMFHGSWFQPRNAAIVVAGDFDADAMARAIEQRFGTWRDGDTPTAPKLNQPVKVPQQARVLLVDKPDARETTFLIGGPGVARDNPDYVGLQVINTILGGRFTSWLNDELRVNAGLTYGARSGFTSYGEAGSFQISTFTATETTQEAIDLALKTYQRLWQQGIDEATLASAKAYVKGQFPPRYETSGQLAGLLGQMYLYDLSDAQVNAFQQQVDALTLEQAQALVAKYFPKADLQFVLVGQADAIRGVAAQYGEVAEVAISDHGFWF; encoded by the coding sequence ATGAAAGCCAAGATGATGCTGATGAGCGCGCTGGTGATGGCCGGGTGCTCCGCGACCCAACAACCGGCTCAGCCCGCGAAAACCACTAACCCGACCCCGGCCCCCGTAGCCGTGGCGCCGACGCCAAAGTTTGCCCTGCCTGAGTATCAGGTTCGCACTCTGGATAACGGCCTGACCGTCTACCTGATGGAACGCCATCAGGTGCCGCTGATCACCGTGAATGCGGTGGTGCGTGCCGGCGCGGTCAACGACAGTGAGCCGGGTCTGGCGGCGCTGACGGCTGAGAGCCTGTTGCTGGGGACCAGCAAGATGAAAAAGGCGGAGCTGGAAGCGCTGGTGGATGGCCTGGGTGCCAGCCTGACTGCCGGTGCCGGCAAAGAGGGCACCACCGTCAATGCCCGTTTCCTGGCCAAGGACACCGACACCATGCTCGACCTGGTGGCGGATGTGCTGCAACACCCCAGTTTCCCCTCTGACGAGGTGAAGAAGGCGCGGGACCGTTACGTGGCGATGCTGGCGCAGCAGAAAGAGAGCCCCCGCACGGTGATCCGTCAGTACTTCGACATGCTGTACTACGGCGACCATCCCTACGCCAACACCACCGTCGGTGACGGTGCCCGCCTGTCCCAGCTGGACGCGTTTGACCTGCGCATGTTCCACGGCAGCTGGTTCCAGCCGCGCAATGCCGCCATCGTGGTGGCCGGCGACTTCGATGCCGATGCCATGGCTCGCGCCATTGAGCAGCGCTTCGGTACTTGGCGGGATGGCGACACCCCGACCGCGCCCAAGCTGAACCAGCCGGTTAAGGTACCGCAGCAGGCTCGGGTGTTGCTTGTGGACAAGCCCGACGCCCGCGAAACCACCTTCCTGATTGGCGGCCCGGGTGTGGCCCGGGACAACCCAGATTACGTTGGTCTGCAGGTGATCAACACCATCCTCGGCGGTCGCTTTACCTCCTGGCTCAACGATGAGTTGCGGGTTAACGCCGGCCTGACCTATGGGGCCCGTTCCGGCTTCACCAGTTACGGTGAAGCGGGCAGCTTCCAGATCAGCACCTTTACCGCCACCGAAACCACTCAGGAAGCGATCGACCTGGCGCTGAAAACCTACCAGCGTCTGTGGCAGCAGGGCATTGACGAAGCCACCCTGGCGTCCGCCAAAGCGTACGTAAAGGGTCAGTTCCCGCCGCGCTACGAAACCTCGGGGCAGCTGGCCGGGCTGCTGGGGCAGATGTACCTGTATGACCTCAGCGATGCCCAGGTGAACGCGTTCCAGCAGCAGGTGGACGCCCTGACCCTGGAGCAGGCTCAGGCGCTGGTGGCCAAGTATTTCCCCAAAGCCGATCTACAGTTTGTGCTGGTGGGCCAGGCGGATGCCATTCGTGGCGTCGCGGCCCAGTACGGTGAAGTGGCGGAAGTGGCCATCAGCGACCACGGTTTCTGGTTCTGA
- a CDS encoding NnrU family protein produces MLALTLGMAAFIVLHLVPGTALRDRLSGAMGEPLYKGLFTLLSAAALVLVVWGKGQASYHSVWVPPVWTRHLAPLLMLASCYLMVTYLLGGKLKGLTPNPMLWSVVIWALAHLLANGDLASLVLFGGFIGYSLLAIWRSRSQRRNDYSGRHELLVAVVALALYVAFLLAHPYLFGVAVMGR; encoded by the coding sequence ATGTTGGCCCTGACCCTTGGAATGGCAGCGTTTATCGTTCTCCATCTGGTGCCCGGCACCGCCCTGCGTGACCGCCTCAGTGGGGCGATGGGTGAGCCCCTGTACAAGGGGCTGTTTACCCTGCTGTCGGCGGCCGCTTTAGTGCTGGTGGTGTGGGGCAAGGGCCAGGCCAGCTACCACTCGGTGTGGGTGCCGCCGGTCTGGACCCGGCATCTGGCGCCGCTGCTGATGCTGGCCAGTTGCTACCTGATGGTGACCTACCTGCTTGGTGGCAAGCTCAAAGGGCTGACCCCCAACCCGATGCTGTGGTCTGTGGTGATCTGGGCTCTGGCCCATCTGCTGGCCAACGGCGACCTGGCCTCGTTGGTGCTGTTTGGCGGCTTTATTGGCTACAGCCTGCTGGCGATCTGGCGCTCCCGCAGCCAGCGCCGCAATGACTACAGCGGCCGCCATGAACTGCTGGTGGCGGTGGTGGCCCTGGCCCTGTATGTGGCGTTTCTGCTGGCGCACCCCTACCTGTTCGGGGTGGCGGTGATGGGTCGGTAG
- a CDS encoding DedA family protein, translated as MRFLPAPTVPMLHTLQTLVTDLSPYLHQYGYLLLALAIAVEGFGIPAPGQALLMVSGVLAADGELALHWVLLVAAISAFGGNLVGYFLGQRGDRWLRQKGWLSAATEARLHQFIERHGIAVLLFSRFIEGLKQTMALGCGLARMPLRAFLLGNALATAVWVTLFGLGPALLWHERQPLMQFYQAHHNLTWGVGAAAVLTLALTWRWRQRRQATL; from the coding sequence ATGCGGTTTTTACCCGCCCCGACCGTGCCCATGCTCCACACTCTGCAAACCCTGGTCACTGACCTCAGCCCCTACCTGCATCAATACGGCTACCTGCTGTTGGCGCTGGCGATCGCCGTCGAGGGATTCGGTATCCCCGCCCCGGGCCAAGCGCTGCTTATGGTGTCCGGCGTGCTCGCAGCCGATGGCGAACTGGCGCTGCACTGGGTGTTGCTGGTGGCCGCCATCAGCGCCTTTGGCGGCAATCTGGTGGGGTACTTCCTGGGCCAGCGCGGCGACCGTTGGCTGCGCCAGAAGGGCTGGCTCTCCGCCGCCACCGAAGCCCGCCTTCACCAGTTCATTGAGCGTCACGGCATCGCCGTGCTGCTGTTCAGCCGCTTTATCGAGGGGCTGAAGCAGACCATGGCGCTGGGCTGCGGTCTGGCCCGCATGCCACTGCGCGCTTTTCTGTTGGGCAATGCCCTCGCCACGGCGGTGTGGGTCACCCTGTTTGGCCTCGGCCCCGCCCTGCTCTGGCATGAGCGCCAACCCCTGATGCAGTTCTATCAGGCTCACCACAACCTGACCTGGGGCGTCGGGGCGGCAGCAGTGCTGACTCTGGCCCTGACCTGGCGGTGGCGACAGCGTCGCCAAGCCACGCTGTAA